From a single Thermococcus sp. genomic region:
- a CDS encoding YaaR family protein, translated as MRINPLGDGDLKSGKVEEKKKASKKKGRRYKSVEEKSFFEVLSDAEAEELEKKIQELVEGIIEAGNELARSPTPRNLEIYKERIKKFLKLVEKKMYRVSGKMDLETSQPKLHVVVEKVNEKLEELAHALFSSERPTLNIAARVGEINGLILNLLK; from the coding sequence GTGAGGATAAACCCCCTGGGGGATGGGGATTTGAAGAGCGGGAAAGTGGAGGAGAAGAAGAAAGCTTCGAAGAAGAAGGGAAGAAGATACAAAAGCGTTGAGGAGAAGAGTTTCTTCGAGGTTCTGAGCGATGCCGAGGCTGAAGAGCTCGAAAAGAAAATTCAAGAGCTCGTCGAAGGGATAATAGAGGCTGGAAACGAGCTCGCGAGGTCCCCAACTCCGAGGAATTTGGAGATCTACAAAGAGAGGATCAAAAAGTTTTTAAAGCTCGTCGAGAAGAAAATGTACAGAGTTTCGGGGAAGATGGATTTAGAGACCAGCCAGCCGAAGCTCCACGTCGTCGTCGAGAAAGTCAACGAGAAATTAGAAGAGCTCGCCCATGCCCTTTTCTCTTCCGAAAGACCCACCTTGAATATAGCCGCGAGGGTTGGAGAAATAAACGGCCTCATTCTGAATCTTTTGAAGTGA